A single genomic interval of Zingiber officinale cultivar Zhangliang chromosome 4A, Zo_v1.1, whole genome shotgun sequence harbors:
- the LOC121972443 gene encoding protein OPI10 homolog, translating to MNHTCLANRADGTEDQADNMEARADNTEVQAVIKEKGEEPRLQRSFPMDASAFAQIDPLHWILDMNSLVSDAYRNVRKLCVFLLPVAASSFPPGKALTVYFQPLGHPFLFCGVVHPARPSALLSLPWADPSEEPPIPDPNPNPLQLALTSAKIGISVEDLASLPPVVYVVVEKKAERLALRVGENLFNFMQSFCGIDGSQLIVPMDILDRWFKKFQERARKDPSYLKDFTL from the exons ATGAATCATACCTGTTTAGCTAATAGGGCTGATGGTACTGAGGATCAGGCTGATAATATGGAGGCTCGTGCTGATAATACTGAGGTTCAGGCTG TCatcaaagaaaaaggagaagaacctCGACTACAGCGGAGCTTCCCCATGGACGCATCGGCATTCGCGCAGATCGACCCACTCCACTGGATCCTTGACATGAACTCCCTCGTCAGCGATGCCTACCGCAACGTTAGAAAACTCTGTGTGTTTCTCCTCCCGGTTGCGGCTTCCTCCTTCCCACCCGGCAAGGCCCTCACCGTCTACTTCCAGCCCCTTGGTCATCCCTTCCTCTTTTGCGGCGTCGTCCACCCTGCCCGCCCATCCGCTCTCCTCTCCCTCCCTTGGGCTGACCCTTCCGAAGAACCCCCCATTCCTGACCCTAACCCTAATCCCCTCCAGCTCGCGCTCACCTCCGCCAAGATCGGTATCTCGGTCGAGGACCTCGCCTCCTTGCCACCTGTCGTTTACGTCGTTGTGGAGAAGAAGGCCGAGCGACTCGCTCTTAGGGTTGGCGAGAACCTCTTCAATTTCATGCAGTCCTTCTGCGGGATTGACGGAAGCCAGCTCATCGTGCCCATGGATATCCTTGACCGGTGGTTCAAGAAGTTCCAGGAGCGAGCCCGGAAGGATCCCAGTTACCTCAAAGATTTCACCTTGTGA